ATTGCGCGGCGGCCGTGCACCCATGTCCCGTACGACCAGCACCGGGCTGGAAACCGACGGCCCCTGGGGCGCGATCTGACGCACATCGTGGACGGAGACACACTGCTGCCCGCCGCCCGCGGCCTGCGCCATCTGCCCCCAGGCCGGCGGCCGCGCCGTCTCGACCGCGACCCGCGCGCCGGTGGCGACCGTACGCAGCGCCAGCACCTGCGCCATCCACATGCTGCCGACCAGCGCGATCTCCATGGGCGCCGGCCGCAGCAGGCTCAGCACGGCGGGCTGGTTCTGCGGGTCGATGCCGATGACCACGCCGTCGTCACCGACCGGCAGGGTCAGCGAGGCGAGCGATTCCGCGGTCAGGATGTGCGGGCTGCGCCGCGGGCCGCGCAGGCCGAAACCGGGCCGGGGCTTGGGGCCGTTCGGACCCGACTGCCCCTCGTCCGGACGTGGCTGGTGCGAGAGGCGGCCGCCACCGGTGACGCCGCCCGCGACGGGGGGATTGCGCCAGCCGTTGCCGCTGGTGTTGACGCGGGGCTGATAGGTGGGAGAGGCCATCAGCGGGTACCTCCGAGGGGAAGCGTGGCCAGCAGGCCGGGCAGCTGCTCCCGGTCGAGCCGTACGAGCCCGACCTTCACGGAACCGGAACGGCGCTCCAACTCGCTCTGCGCGGCCGAGAGTTCGTTCTCACTGCGGGTGGAAAGACGGACGTAACCCGAGATGGCCGGGGCGCGGCCACCGCCGTGCGTGGCGGTCAGCGTGAAGGTGCTGGCCATCGCCCTGGTGCTGGTCAGCAGCTGGGTGATGGCCGCCAACGGGGCCCCGCCCTGCCCCAGTTGGGGCCAGCGGCCGATCCAGTAGGTGGTGTGCCAGCGGTCGTCGCAGCGCATCGCCCGGGTCGTCTCCTGGGTGCGGCGGGCCGCCCGGCCGTCGCGCCCCATCGCCCCGTTGGCGGCCCGCGGGCTGACGCACACCGCGGTGCCGATCGCGGCCACGACCTCGCGCTCGGCGAGCACCTTGGCGCGTACGCCGTGTGCGGTCAGCCGGCTGACGAGCTGGTCGGCGGCGCGCAGGAGCGACCGCTTGGCGCCCTCCATCCCGCCGCCGCGGGCCTCGATCGCCTCCGAGCACAGCTCGGGGTCGAGCTTGAGCGCGATCCAGGTCAGCTGCAGCGCCGGGGTCTGCGACTGGGCCTGCAGCGGCGCGTACGAACGGGCCGCGACGGCCTGTTCGGGCAGGTGCGGCGCCGGCGCGGGCTGACTGTACTGAACGAACTGCACCGATTCGAGGTGGATGTCCTCGATGTCGAGCGCGGTGTGCAGCACGTCGAGCGGCAGCATGTGACTGCCGCGCTGTGGCCGCAGCGGCTCGTCACGGGCGTCCACCTGGACGAGGGCCGTCAGGAACGTCCCGTCACCGACGAACCCGATGGCGCGCTGGTCCGACTCGGTGGTGAACTCATAGGTCCGCAGGGCCGGTTCGCACTCCACCACCGGCGCGAACGCGGGGTCCACGCCCTGCGTCGCCGCGAGCGCGGAGTTGCTGTCCTTGCCGCGCCGCTTCATGGCGCGCACGGTCGTGATCCATTCCGGCAGCGGAATCCTCCGCCGCCGGCCGAGCGCGAAAATGACCAGAAGAGCCGCGATCACAATGGCCGCGGTCAGTGCGGCCGGATGGATCGTCCAGCCCACCAGCACCAGTGCCGCGGCGAGTTCGATGATGGCCAGCTGCTGGACGCGCACCCCGCCGATGGTTCCGGCCTGTTGGCGCAGCCGCGGTGCCACCGGACCGGCCGGACGGGCCGCGGAATTTCCGCCGCCATTTCCTCTGTTGCCCGAAGCTGTGCCGTTTTGGTCAGCATTTCCCGCGTATTGCGGGGCAGCGGAAGGCGGTTGCTGCTGTTGCCGCCCATTGCGGCGTCGAGCCCTGGTGGCGCTGGACATCCCCCGGCCTGCTCCTCTACTGGTGGTGTGGCCTCTGGACGTGTCGGTCGCCCGCTGAGACTGGTGCGTTGGAAGGTGGCACCC
This portion of the Streptomyces sp. 2114.4 genome encodes:
- the eccE gene encoding type VII secretion protein EccE translates to MAPRLRQQAGTIGGVRVQQLAIIELAAALVLVGWTIHPAALTAAIVIAALLVIFALGRRRRIPLPEWITTVRAMKRRGKDSNSALAATQGVDPAFAPVVECEPALRTYEFTTESDQRAIGFVGDGTFLTALVQVDARDEPLRPQRGSHMLPLDVLHTALDIEDIHLESVQFVQYSQPAPAPHLPEQAVAARSYAPLQAQSQTPALQLTWIALKLDPELCSEAIEARGGGMEGAKRSLLRAADQLVSRLTAHGVRAKVLAEREVVAAIGTAVCVSPRAANGAMGRDGRAARRTQETTRAMRCDDRWHTTYWIGRWPQLGQGGAPLAAITQLLTSTRAMASTFTLTATHGGGRAPAISGYVRLSTRSENELSAAQSELERRSGSVKVGLVRLDREQLPGLLATLPLGGTR